A stretch of Malassezia japonica chromosome 6, complete sequence DNA encodes these proteins:
- a CDS encoding uncharacterized protein (TransMembrane:2 (i22-43o55-77i); EggNog:ENOG503PM96; COG:S) codes for MASIEVTPSRVAPRGPDPARGVYYKLALFSIALFVAPITAYYVAKDRWLGGDSVYAGGLAALVANLVLAGYIAVACLEDDGTKARVAEKKSQ; via the exons ATGGCGTCGATTGAGGTGACGCCGTCGCgtgtcgcgccgcgcggccccGATCCTGCGCG TGGCGTCTACTATAAGCTTGCGCTGTTTAGCATTGCACTGTTCGTCGCGCCGATCACCGCGTACTACGTCGCAAAGGACCGCTGGCTGGGTG gcgacTCGGTGTATGCAGGTGgtcttgcggcgctggttGCGAACCTGGTTTTGGCGGGCTACATTGCGGTAGCCTGCTTGGAAGACGACGGAACCAAGGCTCGTGTGGCCGAGAAGAAGAGCCAGTAG